The Limanda limanda chromosome 13, fLimLim1.1, whole genome shotgun sequence genome has a window encoding:
- the LOC133017982 gene encoding oocyte zinc finger protein XlCOF19-like: MVIKEEVPSEEQQWSPLVDQEDQEHPHIKEEQEEPWTNQDGQQLQGLKEVDIKFTLTSVAVKSEEDEEKLKSSKLHPSETKEKRADCGGPEPAMNSGPDGRLQPGPEDKTDSSETEVSSETEVSEDDWMETRETQTGLNTRNNKQPQSDMGCKTEKKSFSCSECGKRFNHRGDLNTHMRIHTGEKPFRCPECDKRFSKRSNLNRHVRSHTGEKQFSCSKCGKRFTEKEYLNKHMRNHTGEKPFSCSECGKKFYQRGDLNIHMRSHTGEKPFSCSECGKRFTERGSLNKHIRIHTGEKPFSCSECGKRFNQRGSLNKHIRIHTGEKLFS, from the coding sequence atggtgattaaagaagaggttccctctgaggagcagcagtggagcccccttgtggaccaggaggaccaagagcacccccacattaaagaggaacaggaggaaccgtggaccaatcaggatggacagcagcttcaaggacttaAGGAGgttgatatcaagttcacattgacttctgtcgctgtgaagagtgaagaagatgaagagaaacttaaatcatcaaagcttcatccgagtgagacaaaggagaagagagcggactgtggaggaccagaaccagccatgaactcaggtcctgatggacgtttacaaccaggtcctgaggacaagactgactCATCTGAGACTGAAgtctcttctgagactgaagtcagtgaggatgattggatggagaccagggaaactcagactggtttaaatacaagaaataacaaacagcctcaaagtgatatgggatgtaagacagaaaaaaaatcgtttagttgctctgagtgtggtaaaagatttaaccatagGGGcgatctaaatacacatatgaggattcatacaggagagaaaccgtttaggtGCCCTGAGTGTGATAAAAGATTTAGCAAAAGGTCAAATCTAAATAGACAtgtgaggagtcatacaggagagaaacagtttagttgctctaagtgtggtaaaagatttaccgAAAAGGAATATCttaataaacatatgaggaatcatacaggagagaaaccgtttagttgctctgagtgtggtaaaaagTTTTACCAAAGGGGTgatctaaatatacatatgaggagtcatacaggagagaaaccgtttagttgctctgagtgtggtaaaagatttaccgaaaggggcagtctaaataaacatataaggattcatacaggagagaaaccgtttagttgctctgagtgtggcaaaagatttaaccaaaggggcagtctaaataaacatataaggattcatacaggagagaaactgtttagttga
- the LOC133018003 gene encoding p21-activated protein kinase-interacting protein 1-like — protein MSFAHCGEDERFTSCVRQAMLTFIKNIEQTAHIVWWSPDGDKYVVVVDDEVNIYDLETASVRGTITNPKRISSCLNNSLESFQRPREFELRRK, from the exons atgagCTTTGCGCACTGCGGAGAGGAtgaacgcttcacttcctgcgtccgtcaagCGATGTTGACCTTCATCAAAAACATAGAACAGA CTGCACACATTGTCTGGTGGTCTCCAGATGGAGATAAATATGTGGTGGTGGTAGATGACGAGGTGAACATCTACGACCTGGAGACGGCGTCGGTGAGGGGAACAATCACGAACCCCAAAAGAATCTCGTCGTGTTTAAAT AACTCACTCGAGAGCTTTCAAAGACCAAGAGAGTTCGAATTGCGACGGAAGTAG